The following coding sequences are from one Humulus lupulus chromosome X, drHumLupu1.1, whole genome shotgun sequence window:
- the LOC133807442 gene encoding protein kinase STUNTED — protein sequence MWQNGFPGERELESSGGRTVLVGIKLDSPSRELLTWALVKVAQPGDCVIALHVLGKNEILDRDGKSTLLSLVKAFDSVLAVYEGFCNLKQVDLKLKICRGASVKKILVREAESYSASRLILGTARNHHTIRSTTSVAKYCAKKLDKDCGILAVNNGKIVFKREGSSRKTGDDPKGIEEDQRRNGLLGGFPRTLSDIPKGVNDDPCNDCSIPDCTESNVEKKCCTICTPVPSLSHKSFDQTAKEREASANGGEKDESLALVRVQKAEPAQSSISLVFIELPEAKPGWPLLRCTTLPDRREPEKAMVRQISVVQWAMQLPSRQISSHGEFGPSEDQSSNLNSESGAIVPVDTETTTTKASPSFENSSESLPRELEGLHEKYSSTCRLFNYQELLSATSNFMPDYLIGRGGSSQVYRGSLPDGKELAVKILKPSEDVIKEFVLEIEIINTLNHNNIISLLGFSFEVNNLLLVYDFLSRGSLEENLHGKKKDLHAFGWNERYKVALGVAEALDYLHSGCAQPVIHRDVKSSNILLSDDFEPQLSDFGLAKWASTLSTHITCTDVAGTFGYLAPEYFMYGKVNNKIDVYAFGVVLLELLSGRKPISSGYPKGQESLVMWAKPILYGGKVSQLLDPCLGTNYNQDQMERMVLAATLCIKRAPRARPQMGLVVKLLQGDPEITKWARLQVLDVKEADIVDEDEAFPRSNLQSHLNLALLDVEDDSLSMSSIDQRVSLEDYLQGRWSRSSSFD from the exons ATGTGGCAGAATGGTTTTCCCGGAGAACGAGAACTGGAAAGCTCCGGTGGCCGGACGGTGTTGGTGGGTATAAAGTTGGACTCTCCGAGTAGAGAGTTGCTTACGTGGGCTTTGGTCAAAGTGGCTCAGCCTGGTGACTGTGTGATTGCTCTGCATGTTCTTGGCAAAAATG AGATTTTGGATCGAGATGGGAAGTCGACGCTTCTTTCGCTTGTCAAAGCGTTCGACTCTGTTCTTGCTGTCTATGAAGGTTTCTGCAACTTAAAACAG GTGGATCTTAAGCTGAAGATTTGCAGAGGGGCTTCAGTGAAGAAAATTTTAGTTCGAGAAGCAGAATCTTATTCTGCAAGTAGACTTATATTGGGAACTGCTCGGAACCACCATACAATCCGTTCTACTACTTCTGTAGCCAAGTACTGTGCCAAAAAGCTGGACAAGGATTGCGGGATTCTCGCTGTAAACAACGGGAAAATTGTCTTCAAAAGagaaggctcatcaagaaaaacCGGTGACGACCCAAAAG GAATAGAAGAAGATCAGCGGCGAAATGGTCTTCTGGGTGGGTTTCCCCGGACACTAAGCGACATCCCAAAAGGAGTAAATGACGATCCTTGCAATGACTGCTCTATTCCGGACTGTACGGAGAGCAATGTTGAAAAGAAGTGCTGCACAATCTGTACGCCAGTACCTTCGTTGTCGCATAAATCTTTTGACCAAACCGCTAAAGAGAGAGAAGCCTCTGCTAATGGCGGTGAAAAAGACGAGTCTTTGGCTTTAGTTCGGGTCCAGAAAGCAGAGCCTGCGCAAAGTTCAATCTCTTTAGTGTTCATAGAATTACCCGAAGCGAAACCCGGGTGGCCGCTACTTCGCTGCACCACCTTACCGGACCGCAGAGAACCGGAAAAGGCTATGGTGCGGCAGATCTCAGTGGTTCAGTGGGCAATGCAGCTCCCCAGTCGGCAAATTTCATCTCACGGCGAGTTTGGTCCGAGTGAAGATCAGTCTTCCAACCTGAATAGTGAAAGTGGAGCAATTGTTCCGGTGGATACAGAAACGACAACGACGAAGGCTTCACCGTCGTTTGAGAACAGCTCCGAAAGCTTACCCCGAGAGTTGGAGGGTCTCCATGAGAAGTACTCGTCCACATGTAGATTGTTCAATTACCAAGAACTCTTGTCAGCGACATCAAATTTTATGCCAG ATTATTTGATCGGGAGAGGAGGAAGCAGTCAAGTGTACAGAGGCTCCCTTCCCGACGGTAAAGAACTCGCTGTGAAAATCTTAAAGCCATCAGAGGATGTAATTAAAGAGTTTGTGCTTGAAATAGAGATCATTAATACCTTAAACCACAACAACATTATTTCGCTTCTGGGGTTCTCTTTTGAGGTCAATAATCTTCTCTTAGTCTACGATTTCTTATCTAGAGGAAGCCTCGAAGAGAATCTTCATG GGAAGAAGAAAGACTTGCATGCATTTGGTTGGAATGAGAGATATAAGGTGGCTTTGGGTGTGGCCGAGGCCTTGGATTACTTGCATAGCGGTTGTGCTCAACCTGTTATTCATAGAGATGTTAAATCGTCGAATATTCTATTATCTGATGATTTTGAGCCACAG CTCTCTGATTTTGGACTTGCTAAGTGGGCTTCAACCTTATCAACGCATATAACTTGTACTGATGTTGCAGGAACCTTTGG TTACCTTGCTCCTGAATACTTCATGTATGGCAAAGTAAATAACAAGATTGATGTATATGCATTTGGGGTTGTACTCTTAGAACTTCTTTCAGGAAGAAAGCCTATAAGCAGTGGCTATCCAAAAGGCCAGGAGAGCCTAGTCATGTGG GCTAAGCCAATTCTGTATGGGGGGAAAGTTTCCCAGTTACTAGATCCATGCTTGGGCACTAATTATAACCAGGACCAGATGGAAAGAATGGTTTTAGCAGCTACTCTTTGCATTAAGCGAGCCCCACGAGCCAGGCCTCAAATGGGTCTT GTTGTAAAACTTCTTCAAGGTGATCCTGAGATAACTAAGTGGGCAAGGCTACAAGTTCTTGATGTGAAAGAAGCCGACATTGTGGACGAGGACGAAGCTTTTCCGCGTTCTAATCTGCAATCACATCTAAACCTTGCACTGCTTGATGTGGAGGATGACTCCCTCTCTATGAGCAGCATTGATCAAAGAGTGTCATTAGAGGACTACTTGCAAGGCCGGTGGAGCCGCTCATCAAGCTTTGACTAA